The following are from one region of the Methanospirillum hungatei genome:
- a CDS encoding ABC transporter permease gives MTGNLPGLRSPGYIVLSISALLIFWQLLAVEVVQNHFILPSFTDVVFAFYNLLFAGTLPMDFAVSMVHFFIGLGLSVLIGVPAGILIGWFPIANRILDPIIEIIRPIPPLAWIPFAIVWFGLTDLAAGFVIFIGAVFPVLVNTYEGFRNIPRIFVEAGKMLGCTSNASLIRHIALPAALPHLASGFRVASGVAWMCLVAAEMFGVSRFGLGQKIWWYYNLHQMDNVMVYMLILGFVGLFIDYLFRSAMNRTLLKWREGEVN, from the coding sequence ATGACAGGAAATCTTCCGGGATTACGATCCCCCGGCTACATTGTCCTTTCAATATCGGCACTTCTGATATTCTGGCAATTGCTTGCAGTAGAAGTAGTTCAAAACCACTTTATTCTTCCATCCTTTACCGATGTGGTTTTTGCGTTTTATAATCTTCTTTTTGCCGGGACTCTGCCCATGGATTTTGCCGTGAGCATGGTTCATTTCTTTATCGGACTTGGTTTGTCTGTGCTTATTGGTGTTCCGGCAGGAATCCTTATCGGTTGGTTCCCGATAGCAAACAGGATATTAGATCCGATTATTGAGATCATTCGCCCTATTCCCCCTCTGGCATGGATACCTTTTGCAATAGTCTGGTTTGGACTTACAGACCTTGCTGCAGGATTTGTCATCTTTATCGGTGCCGTGTTTCCTGTACTTGTCAACACGTACGAAGGTTTCCGAAACATTCCACGGATTTTTGTGGAAGCTGGAAAAATGCTTGGATGCACAAGTAATGCCTCTCTTATCCGGCACATAGCCCTGCCTGCAGCACTGCCTCATCTGGCGTCTGGATTCCGGGTTGCCAGTGGTGTTGCCTGGATGTGTCTTGTTGCTGCTGAAATGTTCGGAGTATCCCGGTTTGGTCTGGGTCAGAAGATTTGGTGGTATTACAATCTTCACCAGATGGACAATGTCATGGTGTATATGTTGATTTTAGGATTCGTTGGTCTGTTTATTGACTACTTATTCAGATCTGCCATGAACAGGACACTTCTGAAATGGCGTGAAGGGGAGGTGAACTA
- a CDS encoding ABC transporter substrate-binding protein, with protein MVKKVWFIASLFLMIGLVLLCGCTGTQESAKTTEQNGTAGDKTVLNIGYQPSTHQMAFMTAYSKGMYNETLAPMGIKEVKAYSFPTGAPEMQAMLAGDLDFAYVGAAPFVTAVATGLDGKIVAAAQTQGSSVVLKTGLNYTSPADLKDLTIATFPAGTIQDTILRTWLKEQGMDPEKDVKIVAMGPGDATTAIMAGKVDAVFLPAPSPTTIEEAGAGKIIIHSGEMLPNHVCCVLVASGKMIREHPEIVAEVMRIHEQATEFNKENWDEASQHMEEMTSMNRSVILKSLEEWDGEWVSDPNIIVESVSSYANDQAALGYIKTQVTKDDLIDTSFWVKQ; from the coding sequence ATGGTAAAGAAGGTATGGTTCATAGCCTCATTATTTCTCATGATTGGTCTGGTGCTTCTGTGCGGATGTACTGGGACACAGGAATCAGCCAAGACCACTGAACAAAATGGGACAGCCGGAGATAAGACTGTCTTAAATATTGGATATCAGCCAAGCACGCATCAGATGGCATTTATGACCGCCTATAGCAAGGGTATGTATAATGAAACACTTGCGCCCATGGGCATCAAAGAAGTGAAAGCATACAGTTTCCCGACTGGTGCTCCTGAGATGCAGGCAATGCTGGCTGGAGATCTTGACTTTGCATATGTTGGTGCAGCACCTTTTGTGACTGCTGTTGCAACAGGCCTTGATGGAAAAATCGTCGCCGCTGCTCAGACGCAGGGTTCATCAGTAGTGTTAAAAACCGGACTTAACTATACCAGTCCAGCTGATTTGAAAGATCTGACAATTGCTACATTCCCTGCAGGGACTATTCAGGACACAATACTGCGAACCTGGCTGAAAGAACAGGGTATGGATCCTGAGAAAGATGTCAAAATTGTCGCTATGGGACCTGGAGATGCAACCACAGCTATCATGGCTGGAAAAGTCGACGCTGTATTCCTTCCTGCACCTTCCCCAACCACCATTGAGGAAGCCGGAGCTGGAAAAATTATCATCCATTCTGGTGAAATGTTACCAAACCATGTCTGTTGTGTCCTTGTCGCAAGCGGAAAGATGATTCGGGAACATCCCGAGATAGTTGCTGAAGTCATGAGAATTCATGAACAGGCTACCGAGTTTAACAAAGAAAACTGGGATGAGGCTTCACAGCACATGGAAGAGATGACCTCTATGAACCGTTCAGTAATTCTGAAATCACTTGAGGAATGGGATGGTGAGTGGGTATCTGATCCAAATATCATTGTTGAATCAGTTTCCAGTTATGCGAATGATCAGGCAGCTCTTGGGTACATCAAGACTCAGGTAACCAAAGACGACCTGATTGACACGAGTTTCTGGGTCAAGCAATAA
- the argH gene encoding argininosuccinate lyase, translated as MTRDVVRKARLSGERTEDIESLLSSMEADRNIASSDVLVDMAHLVMLTRQRIVNETHSKTLMRELLEMYESGVPIDAYDPSCEDIHAGIETVLTKKTGGDAGGRLHIGRSRNDEVATCLRIRTRDTILDQLEAVNRLRTALLEVADDHVRTVMPGFTHLQHAQPVTLAHHLLAYEQMFARDFDRLFDALRRVNYSPLGAAALASTGYPLDREYTAKLLGCNGYLENSMDAVASRDFAEEILACDTILLVNISRFCEELILWSSSFVQFVILDDRYCSTSSIMPQKKNPDVAEILRSRAGTILGTFVSAATIMKGLPMAYNRDMQDLNPHLWRGISDIRRDVDLLAGMIASARFNTSRMAEEAGKGGTTTTELADTLVREYNIPFRTAHHIVGRAVRDGSLDLVTLDKAAEEFHGKTLSSLGITEEKIESALSVTTSLSVRSLPGGPAPDAVKKSLAGRKKELQKDIEMITDKKSRINESIDELLTHARRIAQL; from the coding sequence ATGACCAGGGATGTCGTCAGAAAGGCACGGCTCTCCGGGGAGAGAACAGAAGATATTGAATCACTCCTCTCCTCGATGGAGGCGGACAGGAATATTGCTTCTTCAGATGTTCTGGTCGATATGGCACATTTGGTGATGCTGACCAGGCAGAGAATCGTAAATGAAACGCATTCAAAAACCCTCATGCGGGAACTCTTGGAGATGTACGAATCAGGCGTCCCAATTGATGCATATGATCCGTCATGTGAAGACATTCACGCAGGTATCGAAACGGTGCTCACCAAAAAAACCGGAGGGGATGCTGGTGGCCGGCTCCATATCGGCAGATCACGAAATGATGAAGTCGCTACTTGTCTTCGAATAAGAACGAGAGATACCATCCTTGATCAACTTGAAGCGGTGAACAGACTTCGGACTGCGTTACTGGAAGTGGCTGACGATCATGTAAGAACGGTGATGCCGGGATTTACCCACCTGCAACATGCTCAGCCGGTAACACTCGCCCACCATCTTCTTGCGTATGAGCAGATGTTTGCACGGGATTTTGATCGGCTCTTCGATGCTCTAAGGCGGGTAAATTATTCTCCTCTCGGAGCTGCAGCTCTTGCGTCCACAGGCTATCCTCTAGACCGTGAATATACAGCAAAGCTGCTTGGATGCAATGGGTATCTCGAAAACTCAATGGATGCTGTTGCTTCACGTGATTTTGCAGAAGAGATTCTTGCCTGTGATACGATCCTCCTCGTAAATATCTCACGTTTTTGTGAAGAACTCATACTCTGGAGTTCCTCATTTGTACAATTTGTCATCCTGGATGATCGGTACTGCTCAACCAGTTCAATTATGCCACAGAAAAAAAATCCGGATGTTGCAGAAATCCTTCGTTCACGGGCTGGAACGATTCTTGGCACATTTGTTTCGGCGGCAACAATCATGAAAGGTCTTCCGATGGCTTATAACCGGGATATGCAGGATCTCAATCCTCATCTCTGGCGCGGAATTTCAGATATAAGAAGAGATGTGGATCTTCTTGCCGGCATGATTGCATCTGCCCGATTTAACACATCCCGTATGGCTGAAGAAGCAGGAAAGGGTGGAACAACTACAACAGAACTTGCGGACACCCTGGTTCGGGAATATAATATTCCATTCAGGACGGCCCATCATATCGTTGGGAGAGCAGTCAGGGACGGATCATTAGACCTTGTAACCCTTGATAAAGCAGCGGAAGAGTTCCATGGCAAAACCCTCTCTTCTCTTGGCATTACCGAGGAAAAGATTGAATCAGCACTATCTGTTACAACATCCCTTTCAGTCAGATCCCTTCCCGGTGGTCCGGCTCCAGATGCGGTAAAAAAATCCCTGGCAGGACGAAAAAAGGAACTTCAAAAGGATATTGAAATGATTACGGATAAGAAAAGCCGGATTAACGAATCTATTGATGAACTTCTCACACATGCACGGAGAATTGCACAATTATGA
- the gatD gene encoding Glu-tRNA(Gln) amidotransferase subunit GatD has translation MSELLETGDNVRCTLQGSSCEGTYIASRNGMATVKLTSGYNIGIPIEALTKNGSSEMTEPKVLEVTQDKTLPCISIVSTGGTIASKIDYRTGAVTSQFRATDILNAIPGLASLAQFRAVQLCNILSENMTPAIWQQLARAIHDEIKAGAQGILVTHGTDTMAYSAAAVSFMLKTPVPVVFVGSQRSADRPSSDNVMNGMCAAKTALSDLGEVVVVMHGSTSDDSCAIHRGTRVRKMHTSKRDAFQTIGQEKLGNIVYPSLEVTLSPHAIRRGASELILKDNLEEKCGVVWYYPGMDPKILSAWDGYKGIVLAGTGLGHVGTEIISKIQDMIASGTMVIMTSQCLHGRVCDRVYDTGRDLLSVGVIEGEDLLPEVALVKLMWVLGNSKSQEEARNLMTHNIAGEISWRSAE, from the coding sequence ATGAGTGAATTATTGGAGACTGGTGACAATGTCAGATGTACCTTGCAGGGCTCTTCCTGTGAGGGAACATATATTGCATCACGGAATGGTATGGCAACGGTAAAACTGACATCAGGATATAATATTGGTATTCCGATTGAGGCCCTGACAAAAAATGGTTCATCAGAGATGACAGAACCAAAAGTTCTCGAAGTTACCCAGGATAAAACTCTTCCTTGCATTTCAATCGTTTCTACCGGTGGAACTATCGCAAGTAAAATTGATTACCGTACCGGGGCTGTTACGAGTCAGTTCCGTGCAACAGATATTCTGAATGCAATTCCAGGTCTCGCATCTCTTGCACAATTCAGGGCAGTCCAGCTCTGTAATATTCTTTCTGAAAATATGACTCCTGCCATCTGGCAACAACTGGCACGAGCAATCCACGATGAAATAAAAGCCGGAGCACAAGGCATCCTGGTAACACACGGAACGGATACAATGGCATATAGTGCAGCAGCGGTTAGTTTTATGCTCAAGACACCGGTTCCCGTTGTATTTGTCGGATCACAGCGGTCAGCAGACAGGCCAAGCAGTGATAATGTTATGAATGGCATGTGTGCTGCTAAAACAGCCTTGTCAGACCTTGGAGAGGTGGTTGTGGTCATGCATGGATCAACAAGTGATGATTCCTGTGCAATTCACCGGGGAACCAGAGTCAGAAAGATGCATACCTCAAAACGTGATGCATTTCAGACAATTGGGCAGGAAAAACTTGGAAACATCGTATATCCCTCACTTGAGGTAACGCTCTCCCCTCATGCCATCAGGAGAGGGGCATCAGAACTAATACTGAAAGATAATCTGGAAGAAAAGTGTGGCGTTGTCTGGTATTATCCAGGCATGGATCCGAAGATCCTCTCGGCGTGGGATGGATATAAAGGAATTGTACTTGCAGGGACCGGGCTTGGGCATGTCGGAACTGAAATTATCAGTAAAATTCAGGACATGATTGCATCAGGAACAATGGTGATAATGACCTCACAATGCCTTCATGGAAGAGTATGTGACCGGGTGTATGACACTGGCAGGGATTTACTTTCCGTTGGAGTAATCGAGGGTGAAGATCTCCTCCCGGAAGTAGCCCTGGTCAAACTCATGTGGGTTCTGGGCAACAGTAAAAGCCAGGAAGAAGCACGGAACCTGATGACACACAATATTGCCGGAGAGATCTCGTGGAGGTCTGCAGAATGA
- the gatE gene encoding Glu-tRNA(Gln) amidotransferase subunit GatE, whose amino-acid sequence MSEDYAALGLVAGIEIHQQLNTKEKLFCRCPTIIREAEEANGEFFRYLRATKSEMGELDRAAEEEMMQVRQFRYLTYDTTCLVENDEEPPAPMNQEALDIVLTIAKVCGMTPVPEIHTMRKLVIDGSNTSGFQRTALVAMNGILPGGAEIETVCLEEEAAQRIEDTFFSLDRLGIPLIEITTSPCLHTPEAVQETAAQIGMILRSTGRVKRGLGTIRQDINISIREGARVEIKGVQELDLISEVVRREAQRQVALLEIREELKKRGASIEKTPVDVTSLFSESKSRVLKNASMILAIKLNKCAGLVGREIQPGRRLGSEMSDYAKKCGVGGLFHTDELPAYGVTEEEVVSLKAALSASPEDCVIIVADKPQRCQCAIKQIIRRAEMAFEGIPKETRKMLEGGSTAYMRPLPGAARMYPETDVFQVRVTPERFADLEIPEMIDDTIARYMKEFGLTREVARQMAYSERRSAFEEVIASGIKPALAERAFNSTLRELSREGILITRIADDDIKTILCAINSGDIAKEALSPILSALAEGKKPEEACEIAAPKVTENELTLIIERIVTERSDFIRERGNAATGPIMGVVMKEVRGSVDGKVVNQILRESISRVLKSP is encoded by the coding sequence ATGAGTGAAGACTATGCAGCACTCGGGCTGGTTGCAGGAATCGAGATTCACCAACAGTTGAACACAAAAGAAAAACTGTTCTGTAGATGTCCAACCATAATCAGGGAAGCTGAAGAAGCGAATGGTGAGTTTTTCAGGTACCTCAGGGCAACAAAAAGTGAAATGGGTGAGCTGGACCGGGCTGCAGAAGAAGAGATGATGCAGGTACGACAGTTTCGATATCTGACCTATGATACGACCTGTCTTGTAGAAAACGATGAAGAACCCCCAGCACCGATGAACCAGGAAGCTCTTGATATCGTCCTTACTATTGCCAAAGTCTGTGGTATGACCCCGGTTCCTGAAATCCATACCATGAGAAAACTCGTCATTGACGGGTCAAATACGAGTGGATTTCAGCGGACAGCCCTGGTTGCGATGAATGGTATACTTCCCGGAGGAGCAGAAATTGAAACTGTCTGTCTTGAAGAAGAGGCTGCTCAGCGGATTGAAGACACCTTCTTTTCTCTGGATCGTCTTGGAATTCCATTGATTGAAATTACCACCAGTCCCTGTCTGCATACCCCGGAAGCAGTTCAGGAAACCGCCGCTCAGATAGGGATGATTCTCAGGTCCACCGGGAGAGTAAAACGAGGACTTGGAACAATCAGACAGGATATTAACATCTCCATCCGGGAAGGAGCCAGGGTTGAGATCAAAGGTGTGCAAGAACTTGATCTGATCAGTGAAGTCGTCAGAAGAGAAGCACAGCGGCAGGTAGCCCTTCTTGAAATCAGAGAAGAACTCAAAAAACGTGGTGCATCGATAGAAAAGACGCCGGTTGATGTGACATCCCTTTTTTCTGAAAGCAAAAGCAGGGTCTTAAAAAATGCATCAATGATCCTTGCAATCAAACTGAACAAATGTGCAGGACTTGTAGGCAGGGAGATTCAACCAGGACGAAGACTTGGTAGTGAAATGTCAGATTATGCCAAAAAATGTGGGGTAGGAGGTCTTTTCCACACCGATGAACTACCAGCGTACGGGGTTACTGAGGAAGAAGTTGTCAGCCTGAAAGCGGCACTCTCTGCATCACCAGAAGATTGTGTCATCATAGTTGCAGACAAACCACAACGATGCCAATGTGCAATTAAGCAGATTATCAGACGAGCAGAGATGGCATTTGAGGGCATACCAAAAGAGACCAGAAAAATGCTTGAGGGAGGCTCTACAGCATATATGCGCCCACTTCCTGGAGCTGCCAGAATGTATCCTGAAACAGATGTATTCCAGGTCAGAGTCACTCCGGAGCGGTTTGCAGACCTTGAAATTCCCGAGATGATTGATGACACCATTGCACGGTACATGAAGGAGTTTGGTCTTACACGGGAAGTTGCCAGGCAGATGGCATATTCTGAACGGAGAAGTGCGTTTGAAGAGGTCATAGCATCAGGAATTAAACCAGCACTGGCAGAACGGGCTTTTAACTCAACTCTTCGGGAACTCAGCCGTGAAGGAATATTGATAACCCGGATTGCGGATGATGACATCAAAACAATCCTCTGTGCAATAAATTCTGGAGACATTGCTAAAGAAGCACTATCTCCTATTCTCTCTGCATTAGCAGAAGGGAAAAAGCCGGAAGAGGCATGTGAGATTGCTGCACCGAAAGTTACAGAAAATGAACTGACCCTCATTATAGAACGGATTGTGACCGAACGAAGTGACTTTATCCGGGAGCGCGGGAATGCAGCAACCGGGCCAATTATGGGTGTCGTGATGAAAGAAGTAAGAGGATCTGTTGATGGAAAAGTTGTGAACCAGATCCTCCGCGAGTCTATCTCTCGTGTACTCAAATCACCATGA
- a CDS encoding DUF5350 domain-containing protein, giving the protein MGKTGTTEWMQIKGSKGQIRLVPKKEAGTKKPGPNQRFKAQTTIKRMERAAGRGGRGRGNEMRGGSRGGRGGGGGRGGSRGGQTQSLRTMAARRRMGRPKVSMLGQKQRSK; this is encoded by the coding sequence ATGGGCAAGACAGGAACCACGGAATGGATGCAGATAAAGGGAAGCAAGGGTCAGATACGCCTTGTACCGAAGAAAGAAGCAGGAACAAAGAAGCCGGGTCCAAACCAGCGGTTCAAAGCACAGACCACCATTAAAAGAATGGAGCGGGCTGCAGGCCGTGGTGGAAGAGGCCGCGGCAACGAGATGCGTGGCGGAAGCAGAGGTGGAAGAGGCGGCGGTGGAGGTCGTGGCGGAAGCAGGGGAGGACAGACTCAGTCTCTGCGAACCATGGCAGCCCGGAGAAGAATGGGACGCCCGAAAGTATCCATGCTTGGCCAGAAACAGCGCTCGAAATAA
- a CDS encoding nitroreductase family protein — protein MNLSELSRFLAGRTSVRHYLSDQVPDNIIEEILASTRSAPSAGNLESWDVVVVTDEGTRELLADAAFNQEHVSAAPVVFVVCANYVRSMSRYGERGILYAMQDATIAGTYLMMAIHASGLGSCWTGAFDDEMVRETLDLPGHIRPVTLLTAGYTKEVNPSPHRMETAEHVHFGYW, from the coding sequence ATGAATTTGTCTGAACTTAGTCGATTTTTAGCTGGGAGAACCTCGGTCAGGCATTATTTGTCAGACCAGGTACCTGATAACATCATAGAAGAAATCCTTGCATCTACAAGATCTGCTCCGTCAGCAGGGAACCTTGAGTCCTGGGATGTTGTCGTGGTAACGGATGAAGGGACCAGAGAACTTCTGGCAGATGCAGCATTTAACCAGGAACATGTATCAGCAGCTCCTGTTGTGTTTGTTGTCTGCGCAAATTACGTACGTTCCATGTCCAGGTACGGTGAACGAGGTATTCTCTATGCTATGCAGGATGCAACTATTGCAGGAACATATCTGATGATGGCTATTCATGCATCAGGGCTTGGTTCTTGCTGGACTGGAGCTTTTGATGATGAAATGGTACGTGAAACATTGGATTTACCAGGGCATATCAGACCAGTCACGCTTCTTACCGCTGGATATACCAAAGAAGTCAACCCATCACCGCATCGAATGGAAACTGCTGAACATGTTCATTTCGGGTACTGGTAG
- a CDS encoding DUF555 domain-containing protein: MPDYLVVLESAWTIRDANSVDDAISIAISEAGKRLNPKAKFVEVEAGYLSCPYCEEELPCTLVVAKTALVGIKMEMKVYKADSEEHARRIALSTIGKALRDIPLEIIEVEEL, from the coding sequence ATGCCTGATTATCTGGTTGTTTTAGAATCTGCATGGACTATCCGTGATGCAAACTCAGTGGATGATGCTATCAGCATTGCCATTAGCGAAGCAGGAAAACGATTAAATCCAAAAGCGAAGTTTGTCGAAGTCGAAGCGGGATACCTCTCCTGTCCTTATTGCGAGGAGGAACTTCCGTGTACTCTTGTGGTTGCCAAGACCGCCCTCGTCGGGATTAAAATGGAGATGAAAGTGTATAAGGCAGATTCCGAGGAACACGCAAGAAGAATCGCACTCTCGACTATCGGAAAAGCACTCCGTGACATCCCTCTGGAGATCATCGAGGTTGAAGAACTGTGA
- a CDS encoding carbohydrate kinase family protein — translation MISVVGHTAVDHICSVSHLPGPNASASILNRTIAFGGGAANIAVGIALLGGKTSLISAVGGDFPGSDYDIRMKELGIKQQFFIVPDKHTATAFMFTNPEGDQMTYFEWGASCLFETEPAPSLPFVHMATADPGFNMQVAQKAGFASFDPGQDLHRYTTDTLSIIIDSIDLLIANHHEYAGMCKILDMNRDDLISQVPMAIETRGGEGAILYEKGEEKVIPSVSVPCVDPTGAGDAFRAGFLTSYAAGYSSEDSCKIGAVTASFVVETCGCQIGLPDWNTMAGRFEEKFGPIPTHGPNRA, via the coding sequence GTGATTTCAGTAGTCGGCCATACTGCTGTTGATCATATCTGTAGTGTATCCCATCTTCCAGGCCCGAATGCATCTGCATCCATACTGAACAGAACTATTGCATTCGGTGGTGGTGCAGCAAATATTGCAGTCGGAATTGCACTCCTTGGAGGGAAGACATCCCTCATAAGTGCAGTAGGTGGTGATTTTCCTGGAAGTGACTATGATATCCGGATGAAAGAACTGGGAATAAAACAACAATTTTTTATCGTTCCTGATAAGCACACCGCTACAGCATTTATGTTCACAAATCCGGAAGGAGACCAGATGACATATTTTGAATGGGGAGCATCATGTCTTTTTGAAACAGAGCCAGCTCCATCACTTCCCTTTGTGCATATGGCAACCGCTGATCCGGGATTTAATATGCAAGTGGCACAAAAAGCAGGATTTGCATCTTTTGATCCTGGTCAGGATCTCCATAGGTATACAACAGACACTCTTTCTATTATCATAGACTCAATCGATCTTCTTATTGCAAATCATCATGAATACGCGGGGATGTGCAAGATCCTTGACATGAACAGGGACGACTTAATCTCCCAGGTCCCAATGGCAATAGAAACACGGGGAGGGGAAGGAGCTATCCTGTATGAAAAAGGCGAAGAAAAGGTTATTCCTTCTGTATCAGTCCCGTGTGTTGATCCAACCGGGGCAGGAGATGCGTTCAGGGCAGGTTTTCTAACCTCATATGCTGCGGGATATTCATCTGAAGATTCATGTAAAATCGGAGCGGTTACTGCATCTTTTGTTGTGGAAACCTGTGGATGCCAGATTGGGCTGCCAGACTGGAATACGATGGCAGGACGGTTTGAAGAAAAGTTTGGCCCCATTCCGACACATGGTCCGAATAGGGCATAA